The sequence ACCCTCATCACAAAATGCTTGTAGATATGCAGCTTTACTGGCATTAAAACTCAATTGCAAGCTAACTATATTTAATCTCTTTCAGGCGCCGGTCTTACATTCAAATTCGGGTTTGTATGGGATCTCTTACATGTCTGTAAAAAAGACAAGCGAGAAGCAAGTGGATGAATTTATTAAAGATCTTGTCAAAGAATTTCCCTCTCTTAAAATAAGTGCTTTAACAACCACTGGTGCTTTTGAAGAGGAGCTGGAGGTTTTCGTTGCCAGGCATAAGGTTGCAGCTGTGGTGATGGGACTCCAGGCCAAAGACAGAATTTCGAGATTTATTTATGGAAGTCATGGCGTTAAAGTCGCAGGAAAAATAAATGCCCCGGTGATCATTGTTCCGGAGCGTTACAAAGATCATCGTCTTGAAACAATCTTGTTAGCGGTAGATAATGCCGAAAAACTTAAGAATTCATCGTTAAAATTACTGGAAGCCTTTTCGACCAATACTCAATCGCAGGTAAAATTGCTGCATGTGCGAACCCCTGAAGAAGTATTAAGCCCGCGAGAAACCAGTTTCGTTAAGATCAATAAATCGCCTGTAGAAGTAAAAGTAGTAAGATCTAAAACAATAGAAAATGGCATCAGGAATTTTTGCAGCGACAAACAAACAGATCTTGTTACAGTGATCAGCAAAAAGCATTCAGTGCTTTATAATTTATTCAACGAATCCGTTACAAAGCGTGTATGCTTCACCGCCAATGTACCTGTTCTAGCGATCCATGAATAATTTTAAGTGATGGACCTATTACCTGCATACGACATGGCCAGTAAGACCATCAACGCCCTGATTAAAAAAGCATATACCTCTGATTTTTTAATGGATCATGAAACGGACTGCCTGCACTGCCAGGAAACAAGCAGGGCTTTATCTCGCAATAAATTCACAATTAATGAGGTTTACAGATTTGAAGGAAACACAGATCCGGCAGATGAGATGATCGTTTTTACTATTTCTTCTACTGATAGAAAAAGCAAAGGTTTTGTTGTTAACACGTATGTAATTTACTCCGGTTATAAATCACAAAAGCTCGTTGAGCATTTGCCTAAAAAAATCTAATGAAAGGGTCATCATTTACATCTTTCCTGGAAGAATGCGGAGAGATTTCCCGTTTCGGTTGGAGGTTCCTAAAAGAAGGGTTTCGTCCCAGGTACGAAATACAGGAGTTTCTGAGACAATGCTATTTCATAGGCAATAAGTCGTTGCCGTTGGTAGCAATAACAGCTTTCATCATGGGGCTAGTCATTACGATACAATCCCGACCTACTTTGGTTGAGTTTGGTGCAGAGGCCTGGCTTCCAAAAATGGTGTCTGTTTCTTTAATAAGGGAAATAGCGCCAGTGATAACGGCACTGATTTGCGCGGGAAAGATAGGATCCGGAATTGGCGCCGAACTCGGGTCTATGAAGGTAACGGAGCAGATCGACGCAATGGAAGTATCAGGGACTAATCCATTTAAATACCTGGTGGTAACACGGGTAATGGCTAGCACATTTATGATACCGGTACTGGTGATACTCGCTGATTTTATTTCTTTGTATGGCGCCTACCTTGGTACAAATATTCATGGGCTTGTAAAATGGGACTTGTTCTGGAGTCAGGTGTTTGCCACACTTAC is a genomic window of Sphingobacteriaceae bacterium containing:
- a CDS encoding ABC transporter permease, whose amino-acid sequence is MKGSSFTSFLEECGEISRFGWRFLKEGFRPRYEIQEFLRQCYFIGNKSLPLVAITAFIMGLVITIQSRPTLVEFGAEAWLPKMVSVSLIREIAPVITALICAGKIGSGIGAELGSMKVTEQIDAMEVSGTNPFKYLVVTRVMASTFMIPVLVILADFISLYGAYLGTNIHGLVKWDLFWSQVFATLTFSDVFPSIIKTFFFGFIIGLVGCYKGYKTIKGTEGVGLSANSAVVVSSLLVFIIDLIAVQIIDVLKLT
- a CDS encoding phosphoribosylpyrophosphate synthetase; this translates as MDLLPAYDMASKTINALIKKAYTSDFLMDHETDCLHCQETSRALSRNKFTINEVYRFEGNTDPADEMIVFTISSTDRKSKGFVVNTYVIYSGYKSQKLVEHLPKKI